The genomic region TCTTTACTTTGTGTCCCCACGTTTTAAAGCATGGCAAACGGGGAATGTTATGGGAAATAGTTTACTCCGTTTAATCCTTGTGGAGCACCCCTTTATTAATATTATTGCTATTGCTTTAATTACCATAGGCTGGAGTAAGCACAAGAAAGAAACTACCTCTAAAAGAAAATTTGGTAAAATTGCCTTGTTTTATGGCTTAGGGCTTTTCCTTATTTTACTAAGAATTCCATACATGTTGTGGTTCGATTAAAATAGTATAGAAAGACTTTTTAGTCTCTATTAGAAACTTCTTTTACCAAATACATATAAACCGGAAAGTGGTCTGAATATCCTGCGGTGTAAGCACCCGATGCATAGCTTCGAAAGGGATATCCTTTGTACCTTCCGGTTTTAGTTTTCAAATAGGGTGCATTGTAGACTCCTGCTTTCCAAAAACGGAAAAAACTCTGTGGTTGGATTAGGTTTTCTGTTATATATATCTGGTCGAATAGACTCCATTTATCGCGATAGGCAAGCGAACCAATCCCCTTTTTAAATAATTTTTCCATAGGGTTGTAAAGGTCATTTTCCATTAGTTCATTTCTTGAACCTTTCGTGCGGAGAATTTTTTTAAAAGAATCGTCAGTGGGATTGTCATTAAAATCTCCCATACTTATAATTTTTATATCCGGGTTTTTCCACCTTAGAGAATCTATTATTTTTTTATTGAGTCGCGCAGCCGCCTCCCTTAGCGGTTTGCTTCTTTGTTCACCACCACTTCTCGAGGGCCAATGGTTTACTACAAAGCAGAAAAGTTCTCCATCTATATAGCCATC from Galbibacter sp. BG1 harbors:
- a CDS encoding endonuclease/exonuclease/phosphatase family protein, which codes for MASKPLLLLFLSLNINILISQQQEYSVISVVFYNVENLYDTKNDTLTFDDERTPEGKYQWSRDRYSDKLQKISKTLENVTLEVAKSPPDIIGIAEIENLEVLKDLIATPALQNSNYGIVHRDSPDERGIDVAFLYKKDKFIPNHTAFRKLIIYNEEGFLDKTRDQLVVDGYIDGELFCFVVNHWPSRSGGEQRSKPLREAAARLNKKIIDSLRWKNPDIKIISMGDFNDNPTDDSFKKILRTKGSRNELMENDLYNPMEKLFKKGIGSLAYRDKWSLFDQIYITENLIQPQSFFRFWKAGVYNAPYLKTKTGRYKGYPFRSYASGAYTAGYSDHFPVYMYLVKEVSNRD